CATTAAGCTTAAGTTTGCGGACTTTCAACAAACCACTATTGAACATATTCAACCCTCTTTGAATCTCGAGCACTTCAAAGAGCTGTTGAGTGAGATTCTAAAGCGTCAGCAAGGACGTGAGATTCGCTTGCTAGGGTTAAGTGTCATGCTGCAACCCAAAGATCAAATGCGCCAACTCAGTTTCTTCTAATCATAAGAAGCTAAGTTGGCGACTATTTTATTATCTTGGAGTTTGTTGAACTATCTTGGAATTCGTTGAACCAGAGCGAGGGTATCGCGGAAAGGGTGCTGTTCAAGCTTGCCATATCCAACCATCTTACTGGCTTTGAGCTTGGTAGACAGTGGCGTTGCAATACCCGATAAGAAGCGAGTAATTGCTTCATCTGTTACCCATTGTGGGCTGCTACTTATGAATTCATTTATCCAAGCTTGAAGGTCACTCTCGTCAATCGCCGTCAACGGTACATCAGGTAGCTTGGCGGCGTTGCCACGACATGCTGAACAGTGTCCACACTCTTGTGGCGCATTAAGGTCACCAAAGTAGTTGGCGAGTTTTGAACTCAGGCAGGTGCTTGATTCAAAGAAATCCAACATATAGTTGAGGCGGCCAATTTCATTGTCCTCTTTTTGTTTAAACAGTGTCGACAGACGCTGAGCAACCTCATTTGGGTCTTCACTGGTATTGTGTACTGCATACACATCGGTGATTTGCTTGCTTTCCAGCTCAATCCAACCTTGCTCATTAAAGTAGTCGATTGCTGCGATCACTCGCTGCCTGTCTGCTTGAAAGTGCGTCCACAATGCATCGAAGTCCACTTGGCACCAAACACGAGCTTGCGGTGAGCATTGGAAGATCGACTCCACAAACGCACGGCGCTCTCCCTGAAATTGGTCGATGATCTGTGGTTTTGGTCGAACAAACTTGAATTTGTAATCGGCGAAGAAACTGTATTTAGGCTCAATGATGCCCTCGATCTCAAGGTACACTAATAGTGTTTTCAGTGGCAGCTGACGAATATTGGATTCGCGAGAGAGCTGATTGAGCATGATTTCCCACTGAGTAGTGTAGGTATTGCCTGAGGGCTGACAAGCGTATATTTCTTGCAGCACGGTTTGAATCGCGATGTTATCGGGTGTATCACCAAAGACAAAGTTCTCTAGCGTACTGAGGCCGTGTTTATTAGCAAGCAGTATACATTCAGAGTTTTGTCCGTCACGACCGGCACGTCCAATCTCTTGGGAGTAGTTCTCTATCGATTTAGGCAGATCAAAGTGAATCACTCGGCGAATATTCGACTTATCGACACCCATACCAAACGCGATGGTCGCAACGATGCAGCTGATTTCATCGCTCATAAACTGCTGCTGAATGGCATCGCGGTTTTCTGGCTTGAGACCGGCATGGTAGGCAATCGCATTAATGCCGACATTTCTGAGGGTTTGCGCGACATTCTCTGCTGTCTGCTGAAGCGTCACATAAACAATAGTCGGCGATTGCGGCGCTTGATTGACCACTTCACATAAAGTCTCTAACTTCGTCTCTTGCTCACAAGGTTGTATCGCTAAGTCGAGGTTTTTACGATAAAAGCCGGTGACTACGACACTCTCTGGAGCAATATTGAACTTGCTCTGCATGTCTTGAATTACTCCCGTTGTCGCCGTTGCGGTTAGCAAAAGGACTTGAGGAATGTTGAGCTGTTTCTGATAGTGAGGCAGCTTGAGATAGTCAGGTCGGAAGTTGTGACCCCATTCTGAGATACAGTGCGCTTCGTCGACCACTAGAAGCGAGATAGGTACTTGTGAGATGAATTGTCGAAAGCGCTCGTTCTTGAGGCGCTCAACCGAGATCATCAAGATTTTGGTTTCGCCATTGCGAACCGACTGCATCACTCGTTGAGTGGTTTGCCTGTCTTGGCTCGACTCGATGGCCGCGGCAGCAATCCCTTTACTGTGTAGAAAACTCAATTGATCTTTCATAAGTGCAAGTAAGGGGGAAATCACCAACGTGAGATGGGGCAGCTCTAGCGCCGGAAGCTGATAACAGAGAGATTTGCCTGATCCGGTCGGAAAAATTGCCGCTGCCGATTGGCCTGCTAGAACATTATCGATAACTTGCTTTTGTCCATAACGCAGTGAGTCGAATCCAAAGACCTGTTTTAGCTTCTGTTCTATCATAAGTGTGTCCGGTTAATCTGTGTGGTGTGCCGCTAAGCCTGTTCAATTGGCAGAGAAACTCCAGTTTCAAAGCGCTTGCACCAGATTGTACCTAATTCTATTCTGTAGCTCCTAAAGAAAAGCACTTCAAAAGTATGAATAAATCCGAGCTTAAACAAATAATCCTCCAGCAGCTTGAATCTCGGCTTGCAATTGCACAGTCGGCAACGCAGCGAGCGATTGATGCTGCGACAGACGAAGAGACAGTTCCAGAACATAAATATGATACTCTGGCACTAGAGGCATCTTACCTCGCACATGGTCAGGCCGTAAGAGTCCAAGAGTGTGAAGAGG
The Vibrio pelagius genome window above contains:
- a CDS encoding RecQ family ATP-dependent DNA helicase, producing MIEQKLKQVFGFDSLRYGQKQVIDNVLAGQSAAAIFPTGSGKSLCYQLPALELPHLTLVISPLLALMKDQLSFLHSKGIAAAAIESSQDRQTTQRVMQSVRNGETKILMISVERLKNERFRQFISQVPISLLVVDEAHCISEWGHNFRPDYLKLPHYQKQLNIPQVLLLTATATTGVIQDMQSKFNIAPESVVVTGFYRKNLDLAIQPCEQETKLETLCEVVNQAPQSPTIVYVTLQQTAENVAQTLRNVGINAIAYHAGLKPENRDAIQQQFMSDEISCIVATIAFGMGVDKSNIRRVIHFDLPKSIENYSQEIGRAGRDGQNSECILLANKHGLSTLENFVFGDTPDNIAIQTVLQEIYACQPSGNTYTTQWEIMLNQLSRESNIRQLPLKTLLVYLEIEGIIEPKYSFFADYKFKFVRPKPQIIDQFQGERRAFVESIFQCSPQARVWCQVDFDALWTHFQADRQRVIAAIDYFNEQGWIELESKQITDVYAVHNTSEDPNEVAQRLSTLFKQKEDNEIGRLNYMLDFFESSTCLSSKLANYFGDLNAPQECGHCSACRGNAAKLPDVPLTAIDESDLQAWINEFISSSPQWVTDEAITRFLSGIATPLSTKLKASKMVGYGKLEQHPFRDTLALVQRIPR